One genomic window of Dama dama isolate Ldn47 chromosome 7, ASM3311817v1, whole genome shotgun sequence includes the following:
- the NCR3 gene encoding natural cytotoxicity triggering receptor 3 isoform X1 → MARLLFFVFITIHPGSCVLWVSQPPEIRTQEGSPAILPCSFNASQGSMAIGSVTWYRDKVAPGMEVRNETAEFQGRLAPLPSSRFLYDHQAELHIRDTRGRDAGVYVCRVEVLGLGVGTGNGTLLVVEEGPPQLAAGTALLLRAGFYAFSFLSVAMGSSMYYQGKYHCHKETPCHSLDGL, encoded by the exons ATGGCCCGGTTGCTGTTTTTCGTCTTTATCACCATCCATCCAG GATCTTGTGTCCTCTGGGTGTCCCAGCCCCCTGAAATCCGTACCCAGGAGGGGTCCCCCGCCATCCTGCCCTGTTCCTTCAATGCCAGCCAAGGGAGTATGGCCATTGGTTCTGTCACATGGTACCGGGACAAAGTGGCCCCAGGGATGGAAGTGAGGAATGAGACCGCAGAGTTCCAGGGCCGCCTggcccctctcccctcttcccGCTTCCTCTATGACCACCAGGCTGAGCTGCACATCCGAGACACCCGAGGCCGTGACGCCGGAGTCTACGTGTGCAGGGTGGAAGTGCTGGGCCTGGGTGTCGGCACAGGGAATGGGACCCTGCTGGTGGTGGAGGAAG GACCTCCTCAGCTAGCGGCTGGCACAGCCCTCCTCCTTCGGGCTGGATTCTATGCCTTCAGCTTTCTCTCGGTGGCTATGGGCAGCAGCATGTATTACCAGGGTAAAT ACCACTGTCACAAGGAAACACCCTGTCACTCCTTGGATGGCCTCTGA
- the NCR3 gene encoding natural cytotoxicity triggering receptor 3 isoform X2, whose protein sequence is MARLLFFVFITIHPGSCVLWVSQPPEIRTQEGSPAILPCSFNASQGSMAIGSVTWYRDKVAPGMEVRNETAEFQGRLAPLPSSRFLYDHQAELHIRDTRGRDAGVYVCRVEVLGLGVGTGNGTLLVVEEDSQDCNSACHLLPPQASC, encoded by the exons ATGGCCCGGTTGCTGTTTTTCGTCTTTATCACCATCCATCCAG GATCTTGTGTCCTCTGGGTGTCCCAGCCCCCTGAAATCCGTACCCAGGAGGGGTCCCCCGCCATCCTGCCCTGTTCCTTCAATGCCAGCCAAGGGAGTATGGCCATTGGTTCTGTCACATGGTACCGGGACAAAGTGGCCCCAGGGATGGAAGTGAGGAATGAGACCGCAGAGTTCCAGGGCCGCCTggcccctctcccctcttcccGCTTCCTCTATGACCACCAGGCTGAGCTGCACATCCGAGACACCCGAGGCCGTGACGCCGGAGTCTACGTGTGCAGGGTGGAAGTGCTGGGCCTGGGTGTCGGCACAGGGAATGGGACCCTGCTGGTGGTGGAGGAAG ACTCCCAGGACTGTAACTCAGCCTGTCATCTCCTTCCACCCCAGGCATCCTGTTGA
- the LST1 gene encoding leukocyte-specific transcript 1 protein isoform X2 — MGNTQCHCENLDLYLYGGLGLGVLLLLLLLVVVLSICLYRLYRRVKRLERSWVQASKQELHYASLLRLPEREGPDIQGREGNKEDPSGDYACIAKNKPT; from the exons ATGGGGAATACG CAATGCCATTGTGAAAACTTGGATCTTTACCTATATGGGGGTTTAGGGCTGGGGGTgctcctgctcctgctcctgcTTGTGGTCGTTCTGTCCATCTGCCTGTATCGGCTCTACAGGAGAG tGAAGAGGCTGGAGAGAAGCTGG GTCCAGGCCTCAAAACAGGAGCTCCACTATGCATCCTTGCTGAGGCTGCCTGAACGCGAGGGACCTGACATCCAAGGAAGGGAAGGCAACAAGGAGGACCCCAGCGGGGACTATGCCTGCATTGCCAAGAACAAACCCACCTGA
- the LST1 gene encoding leukocyte-specific transcript 1 protein isoform X1 produces MSEAATPLQGSSGHAVSSPADHRLWQCHCENLDLYLYGGLGLGVLLLLLLLVVVLSICLYRLYRRVKRLERSWVQASKQELHYASLLRLPEREGPDIQGREGNKEDPSGDYACIAKNKPT; encoded by the exons ATGTCTGAGGCAGCAACACCACTCCAAGGCAGCTCCGGCCATGCAGTCAGTTCACCCGCAGACCACAGGCTCTGG CAATGCCATTGTGAAAACTTGGATCTTTACCTATATGGGGGTTTAGGGCTGGGGGTgctcctgctcctgctcctgcTTGTGGTCGTTCTGTCCATCTGCCTGTATCGGCTCTACAGGAGAG tGAAGAGGCTGGAGAGAAGCTGG GTCCAGGCCTCAAAACAGGAGCTCCACTATGCATCCTTGCTGAGGCTGCCTGAACGCGAGGGACCTGACATCCAAGGAAGGGAAGGCAACAAGGAGGACCCCAGCGGGGACTATGCCTGCATTGCCAAGAACAAACCCACCTGA
- the LST1 gene encoding leukocyte-specific transcript 1 protein isoform X3, whose amino-acid sequence MSEAATPLQGSSGHAVSSPADHRLWQCHCENLDLYLYGGLGLGVLLLLLLLVVVLSICLYRLYRRGPGLKTGAPLCILAEAA is encoded by the exons ATGTCTGAGGCAGCAACACCACTCCAAGGCAGCTCCGGCCATGCAGTCAGTTCACCCGCAGACCACAGGCTCTGG CAATGCCATTGTGAAAACTTGGATCTTTACCTATATGGGGGTTTAGGGCTGGGGGTgctcctgctcctgctcctgcTTGTGGTCGTTCTGTCCATCTGCCTGTATCGGCTCTACAGGAGAG GTCCAGGCCTCAAAACAGGAGCTCCACTATGCATCCTTGCTGAGGCTGCCTGA
- the LTB gene encoding lymphotoxin-beta isoform X3 yields MGERGLEGRGRRPQRKGCLLLAVAGVTSLVTLLLAVPITVVAVLALVPQEQGGLVSGYNKPSTSQVTGTADPGIQAPAHQRFESGELPEEDSETDLSPRLPAAHLIGKDPISLIRIPSHCVLASCFPAPLPGGGKTRPGSPHLSTPHRTPRCRQSQLVLITGERHQPAPRPSWLLQGVKSPRCPPCPPSQKPPAWITPFRI; encoded by the exons ATGGGGGAACGGGGGCTGGAGGGCCGGGGTAGGAGGCCCCAGCGGAAAGGATGCCTGCTGCTGGCTGTGGCAGGAgtcacttccctggtgaccctcCTGCTGGCTGTGCCCATCACTGTTGTGGCTGTGCTGGCCTTGGTGCCCCAGGAGCAGGGAGGATTGGTGAGTGGCTACAATAAACCCTCCACGAGCCAG GTAACAGGGACGGCTGACCCCGGCATCCAGGCACCTGCCCATCAGCGATTTG AGTCCGGGGAGCTGCCTGAGGAGGACTCAGAAACTGATCTCAGCCCTAGGCTCCCAGCTGCCCATCTCATTGGTAAGGATCCCATCTCATTGATAAGGATCCCATCTCATTG CGTTCTAGCCTCCTGCTTCCCCGCCCCACTCCCGGGAGGAGGGAAAACCCGGCCTGGATCTCCCCACCTTAGCACTCCGCACCGCACACCCAGATGCCGTCAGTCCCAACTCGTACTCATTACAGGGGAGCGCCATCAGCCCGCTCCCCGACCCAGCTGGCTCCTGCAGGGGGTTAAAAGCCCCCGGTGTCCCCCATGCCCACCCTCCCAGAAGCCTCCGGCCTGGATCACTCCTTTCAGGATCTGA
- the LTB gene encoding lymphotoxin-beta isoform X1: MGERGLEGRGRRPQRKGCLLLAVAGVTSLVTLLLAVPITVVAVLALVPQEQGGLVSGYNKPSTSQVTGTADPGIQAPAHQRFESGELPEEDSETDLSPRLPAAHLIGAWTTGQGLGWEAKKEEAFLRSGTQFSGAEGLALPQDGLYYLYCHVGYRGRAPPPGVDPLDRSVTLLSRLYRAGGAYGSGTPELLLEGAETVTPVSDPARRHEYGPLWYTSVGFGGLVQLRRGERVYVNISHPDMVDYRRGKTFFGAVMVG, translated from the exons ATGGGGGAACGGGGGCTGGAGGGCCGGGGTAGGAGGCCCCAGCGGAAAGGATGCCTGCTGCTGGCTGTGGCAGGAgtcacttccctggtgaccctcCTGCTGGCTGTGCCCATCACTGTTGTGGCTGTGCTGGCCTTGGTGCCCCAGGAGCAGGGAGGATTGGTGAGTGGCTACAATAAACCCTCCACGAGCCAG GTAACAGGGACGGCTGACCCCGGCATCCAGGCACCTGCCCATCAGCGATTTG AGTCCGGGGAGCTGCCTGAGGAGGACTCAGAAACTGATCTCAGCCCTAGGCTCCCAGCTGCCCATCTCATTG GCGCTTGGACCACGGGGCAGGGGCTAGGCTGGGAGGCGAAGAAAGAAGAGGCGTTTCTGAGGAGCGGGACGCAGTTCTCGGGCGCAGAAGGGCTGGCCCTCCCGCAGGACGGCCTCTATTACCTTTACTGTCACGTCGGCTACCGGGGCCGGGCGCCCCCTCCCGGCGTGGACCCCCTGGACCGCTCGGTCACGCTGCTCAGCCGGCTGTACCGGGCGGGGGGCGCCTATGGATCGGGGACCCCCGAGCTGCTGCTGGAGGGCGCGGAGACCGTGACACCTGTCTCGGACCCCGCCAGAAGGCACGAATATGGGCCCCTCTGGTACACGAGCGTGGGGTTCGGTGGCCTGGTGCAGCTCCGGAGGGGCGAGAGGGTGTACGTCAATATCAGTCACCCCGACATGGTGGACTACAGGAGGGGAAAGACCTTCTTCGGGGCGGTGATGGTGGGGTGA
- the LTB gene encoding lymphotoxin-beta isoform X2 encodes MGERGLEGRGRRPQRKGCLLLAVAGVTSLVTLLLAVPITVVAVLALVPQEQGGLVTGTADPGIQAPAHQRFESGELPEEDSETDLSPRLPAAHLIGAWTTGQGLGWEAKKEEAFLRSGTQFSGAEGLALPQDGLYYLYCHVGYRGRAPPPGVDPLDRSVTLLSRLYRAGGAYGSGTPELLLEGAETVTPVSDPARRHEYGPLWYTSVGFGGLVQLRRGERVYVNISHPDMVDYRRGKTFFGAVMVG; translated from the exons ATGGGGGAACGGGGGCTGGAGGGCCGGGGTAGGAGGCCCCAGCGGAAAGGATGCCTGCTGCTGGCTGTGGCAGGAgtcacttccctggtgaccctcCTGCTGGCTGTGCCCATCACTGTTGTGGCTGTGCTGGCCTTGGTGCCCCAGGAGCAGGGAGGATTG GTAACAGGGACGGCTGACCCCGGCATCCAGGCACCTGCCCATCAGCGATTTG AGTCCGGGGAGCTGCCTGAGGAGGACTCAGAAACTGATCTCAGCCCTAGGCTCCCAGCTGCCCATCTCATTG GCGCTTGGACCACGGGGCAGGGGCTAGGCTGGGAGGCGAAGAAAGAAGAGGCGTTTCTGAGGAGCGGGACGCAGTTCTCGGGCGCAGAAGGGCTGGCCCTCCCGCAGGACGGCCTCTATTACCTTTACTGTCACGTCGGCTACCGGGGCCGGGCGCCCCCTCCCGGCGTGGACCCCCTGGACCGCTCGGTCACGCTGCTCAGCCGGCTGTACCGGGCGGGGGGCGCCTATGGATCGGGGACCCCCGAGCTGCTGCTGGAGGGCGCGGAGACCGTGACACCTGTCTCGGACCCCGCCAGAAGGCACGAATATGGGCCCCTCTGGTACACGAGCGTGGGGTTCGGTGGCCTGGTGCAGCTCCGGAGGGGCGAGAGGGTGTACGTCAATATCAGTCACCCCGACATGGTGGACTACAGGAGGGGAAAGACCTTCTTCGGGGCGGTGATGGTGGGGTGA
- the TNF gene encoding tumor necrosis factor: MSTKSMIRDVELAEEALSKKAGGPQGSRSCLCLSLFSFLLVAGATTLFCLLHFGVIGPQREEQSPTGLSINSPLVQTLRSSSQASINKPVAHVVANINAQGQLLWLDSCANALMANGVKLEDNQLVVPTDGLYLIYSQVLFRGQSCPSTPLFLTHTISRIAVSYQTKVNILSAIKSPCHRETPEWAEAKPWYEPIYQGGVFQLEKGDRLSAEINLPDYLDYAESGQVYFGIIAL, from the exons ATGAGCACCAAAAGCATGATCCGGGACGTGGAGCTGGCGGAGGAGGCGCTCTCCAAGAAAGCAGGGGGCCCCCAGGGCTCCAGAAGTTGCTTGTGCCTCagcctcttctccttcctcctggtTGCAGGAGCCACCACGCTCTTCTGCCTGCTGCACTTCGGGGTAATTGGCCCCCAGAGGGAAGAG CAATCCCCAACTGGCCTCTCCATCAACAGCCCTCTGGTTCAGACCCTCA GGTCATCTTCTCAAGCCTCAATTAACAAGCCGGTAGCCCATGTTGTAG ccaACATCAACGCTCAGGGGCAGCTCCTGTGGTTGGATTCGTGTGCCAATGCCCTCATGGCCAACGGTGTGAAGTTGGAAGACAACCAGCTGGTGGTGCCTACTGATGGGCTTTACCTCATCTACTCCCAGGTCCTCTTCAGGGGCCAGTCCTGCCCTTCCACCCCCTTGTTCCTCACCCACACCATCAGCCGCATTGCAGTCTCCTACCAGACCAAGGTCAACATCCTCTCTGCCATCAAGAGCCCTTGCCACAGGGAGACCCCAGAGTGGGCTGAGGCCAAGCCCTGGTACGAACCCATCTACCAGGGAGGGGTCTtccagctggagaagggagatCGCCTCAGTGCTGAGATCAACCTGCCGGACTACCTGGACTATGCCGAGTCTGGACAGGTCTACTTTGGGATAATTGCTCTGTGA
- the LTA gene encoding lymphotoxin-alpha, with the protein MTPPGRLYLLRVCSTPPLLLLLGLLLALPPEAQGLRGVGLTPSAAQQPSKPFTRGTLKPAAHLVGDPSTQDSLRWRANTDRAFLRHGFSLSNNSLLVPTSGLYFVYSQVVFSGKGCFPTAAPTPLYLAHEVQLFSPQYPFHVPLLSAQKSVCPGPQGPWVRSVYQGAVFLLTRGDQLSTHTDGISHLLLSPSSVFFGAFAL; encoded by the exons ATGACACCACCTGGACGTCTCTACCTCCTGAGGGTGTGCagcaccccacccctcctcctcctcctggggctgctgctggCCCTGCCACCCGAGGCCCAG GGGCTCCGTGGCGTTGGCCTCACACCCTCAGCTGCACAGCAACCCTCGAAGCCCTTCACCCGTGGCACCCTCAAACCCGCCGCTCACCTTGTTG GAGACCCCAGCACCCAGGACTCGCTGCGCTGGAGAGCAAACACGGACCGCGCCTTCCTCCGCCACGGCTTCTCTCTGAGCAACAACTCCCTCCTGGTCCCCACCAGTGGCCTCTACTTTGTCTACTCCCAAGTGGTCTTCTCTGGGAAAGGCTGCTTCCCCACGGCCGCCCCCACCCCTCTCTACCTGGCCCATGAGGTCCAGCTATTTTCCCCCCAGTACCCCTTCCATGTGCCTCTCCTCAGCGCTCAGAAGTCCGTGTGCCCAGGGCCACAGGGACCGTGGGTGCGCTCGGTGTACCAGGGGGCTGTATTCCTGCTCACCCGGGGAGACCAGCTATCCACTCACACAGACGGCATCTCCCACCTGCTCCTCAGCCCCAGTAGTGTCTTCTTTGGAGCCTTCGCTCTGTAG